The following coding sequences lie in one Lolium perenne isolate Kyuss_39 chromosome 2, Kyuss_2.0, whole genome shotgun sequence genomic window:
- the LOC127329256 gene encoding uncharacterized protein — protein MAEGMSFKVTVPLRARRVEKWIRTVKRDYLDNAPIKCVGLDCEFTNPHESDQRVAVLQLSVASENLVFQICPADELPQVLREFLQDGNIRFCGVAIGKDVEILKSLRECEAGFGMACL, from the exons ATGGCGGAAGGGATGTCGTTCAAGGTCACAGTCCCTCTCCGTGCAAGAAGGGTGGAGAAGTGGATCCGCACCGTGAAGAGGGACTATCTCGACAACGCACCAATCAAGTGTGTCGGCTTGGATTGCGAGTTCACCAACCCTCATGAGAGTGATCAGCGCGTCGCCGTCCTTCAACTCTCGGTGGCGTCCGAGAATTTGGTATTCCAGATTTGCCCTGCTGATGAACTGCCACAAGTTCTCAGGGAGTTCTTGCAGGATGGGAACATCAGATTCTGCGGCGTGGCTATCGGCAAGGATGTGGAGATTCTTAAGTCCTTACG GGAGTGTGAGGCTGGATTTGGGATGGCTTGCCTTTAA